The DNA region GGAAAATTGGTGTCTGCATTTGAGAAAAAGCAAAAAAATGTCAGACTGCGACACATATATTTTTCAAAAAAACTATTGATCAGCTTTCAGAATTCATAGAAAATTATTCTGAAAAGTGTAACCTTTTCAAATCATTTCCTGATTATCATAGTGAAGAAAGAAAGGAGGTTTGCCAATGGACGAATATAAAAATGATTATCAGATCGTAGAAATGTTTCTATCAAGAGATAGATCAGCAATCGAATGTACAGAGAAACACTACGGCAAAAGGCTTATGGGACTTGCAAAGAGATTTTTAAGCGATATACGTGACGCTGAGGAATGTGTTAATGATACATATTTAAAAGCATGGAATTCTATTCCGCCGCAAAAGCCCGATGATCTATTTTCTTACCTTGCCAGGCTATGCCGATGCACAGCATACAACATTATTGAGAAACAGCAGACGGCAAAACGCTCGGCACAACTTGTTGAACTCACCCATGAAATGGAAGAGTGCATACCCGATCCAAGCAAAAGTTCTTCAACCGATGACAAATTTATTTCAGCGTTGCTGAACGAGTTTCTGGACACACTGCCTCGGGATAAATGCGATATATTTGTCAAGAGGTACTGGTTCGGAGAAAGTGTGGAGCAGATAGCAAGCGAAACAGGCTTCACAACAAGCAAGATCAAAACTACTCTTCACAGAACAAGAGCAAAGCTCAGGAAATTTTTAGAGAAGAAAGGAGTACAGCCATGAACGGAAATGATATATTGAGATCAATGAACGGAATAGAAGACAGATTCGTTATATCAGCAAAAAGAGAGCGTATCATAAAGCACGGTTCAAACACAAAAACACTCCAAAGGTTCGTTATCGGTATAGCCGCCGCTGTGGCTCTGGCGATACCTGCGGGGGCTGTGTATACTCAGTTTGAACACAAAGCAGCAGTGAGGGAATACTTTGATGAGAACACCGCAGATTATCTCGAAAACAAAGGTCTTGCACTGAATTATGTTAGCGAGAACGAACATTTGCGCATCACATTAGACACCATCCTTTCTGACGGAAATATCGGCAGTATGGTACTGACTGTTGAGGGTCTTGACAGCGAAGGTTTAGACTATATCGAAGATACACCTTTTTTTGATATGTATATAGCCGAAAAAAAAGATAATATCTCCAATGTAGACAAAGAATTTCTTGAAGGCGGAGGAACAGTAAGCTTTGCTGTGTGTACAGATACTCAGTACTCCTTGCAGAAAGATCTTTTTGTGTGCGATATTGATACTGAAAAAGAATACATTATGACATTTGATGACAGGAAAAATGATACCGATCTGTTTAATGGATTATCTTTTGATATATCATTCAAACCGAATCTTGAAGTCAGAGAATTTAAAGATAATGACGGAAGACATATTTGGTTCTCACAAATAGGATATTATACAGATGAAGAAGAAACAATACGTATGCTCGGTAATTGGTCTGTTACATCAAATAATATGAAACTTTTAAAAAGGAACAGTTTTCTGAGTGATAAAATAGAAACATCCGCTCAGATATATGATCGCAGTCCTGAAAGAACCAGACCACTTGGAGGCGGTTGGTTTTTCAACATAGTTGAGATCAGTGAATATAACGAAGTAAAGATAGGTGATTTTCTGAATGATGAAATATTGTTCAGAGAAGTTAAATAAAAAGTGACCGGCGAACTATTTTGTTCGTCGGTTTCCTTATAAGCGTAAACAGACACATACTGATAGCTTAAATCCCACTATATAACATAGCAATGATCTAAAATAAAGTATAAACCCGTTGACTTTATTATTTTATGATGATATACTGTATATAATAATTAGAATTCGATCTCGGTGTTTCGACTATATCTACGTACAAAGTAAAAAGAATAGATACTGACTTCTTTAATGAAGATTTTTAACACTATAAGTATAATAAAACATAAAGCAGGTGACAGCCATGAATATCAGACTGATAAACATAAAACGCGACAAATCCGATCTTGAAAAAATCGAGCGTCTTTATAATACAGCTTTTCCCTCAGATGAACGCGCACCTTTCAGGATACTTGTAAGGGGCGCTAAAAAACCGAATGTTAATTTTTTCAGCTGTCGTGACGGCGATAAATGGATAGGTTTTCTGTATACTGTGAATTATCTCGACATCAGTTATGTATTCTATTTTGCCGTTGATGATGATCAGCGCGGGAAAGGATACGGCACAGCGATACTAAAAGCGGCTCGTAAAAAATACGGCGGAAGACGGCTGTTTCTTGCTATTGAGGAAGTCGAAAAGAAGTATGAAAACTATCAGCAGCGTGTGAACAGGCTTCGATTTTACGAACGCGCGGGTTTTGTGAGAACAGGTCAGAAAATGCAGGAAGCAAATGTCATCTACGACCTTATGGGCATCGGCGGCAGAGTTTCCAATGAAGAATATCGCAAATTGATGATAT from Ruminococcus albus AD2013 includes:
- a CDS encoding GNAT family N-acetyltransferase codes for the protein MNIRLINIKRDKSDLEKIERLYNTAFPSDERAPFRILVRGAKKPNVNFFSCRDGDKWIGFLYTVNYLDISYVFYFAVDDDQRGKGYGTAILKAARKKYGGRRLFLAIEEVEKKYENYQQRVNRLRFYERAGFVRTGQKMQEANVIYDLMGIGGRVSNEEYRKLMISFGGLRMLLFTFKILDD
- a CDS encoding RNA polymerase sigma factor, with the translated sequence MDEYKNDYQIVEMFLSRDRSAIECTEKHYGKRLMGLAKRFLSDIRDAEECVNDTYLKAWNSIPPQKPDDLFSYLARLCRCTAYNIIEKQQTAKRSAQLVELTHEMEECIPDPSKSSSTDDKFISALLNEFLDTLPRDKCDIFVKRYWFGESVEQIASETGFTTSKIKTTLHRTRAKLRKFLEKKGVQP